The following proteins are encoded in a genomic region of Micrococcaceae bacterium Sec5.8:
- a CDS encoding DUF1761 domain-containing protein, with amino-acid sequence MIPEINIWAVLLATLSSMAVGSLWYTPKVFGNYWMRVAGVTPSGDAKDAVRPILVTLVVSFISASVLAGAAAIAQHFYGGNFLINTVVTTLILWAGFTAARFITHDAFEGRPAGLTVLNCAHELVTFVVMALIIGLLGISVM; translated from the coding sequence ATGATTCCGGAAATCAACATCTGGGCCGTTCTGCTGGCGACCCTGTCCAGCATGGCGGTCGGCTCTCTCTGGTACACCCCGAAAGTGTTCGGCAACTACTGGATGCGCGTCGCCGGCGTGACTCCCAGCGGGGACGCAAAAGACGCCGTCAGGCCGATCCTGGTCACGCTGGTGGTCAGCTTCATCAGCGCCTCGGTGCTGGCGGGGGCTGCCGCCATTGCGCAGCACTTCTACGGCGGTAATTTCCTGATTAACACGGTGGTCACCACGCTGATCCTCTGGGCAGGATTCACGGCGGCACGGTTCATCACCCACGACGCCTTCGAGGGCCGCCCCGCCGGCTTGACGGTGCTGAACTGCGCCCACGAACTCGTGACCTTTGTGGTGATGGCCTTGATCATCGGCCTGCTCGGCATCAGCGTCATGTGA
- a CDS encoding MFS transporter, with protein MTSVSPTSAAGLQAPPSSKTLRKVAFASAAGTTIEFYDFFIYGTAAALVFPVVFFPALGAAAGTIASFGTFAVAFFARPVGAIIFGHFGDRIGRKKTLITTLLMMGIATVLIGLIPDASTIGVAAPILLVVLRFVQGLAVGGEWAGATLLVAEYAPKGKRGLFGSFPQLGPSVAFALASGTFLITNLTLGDKSEAFITIGWRVPFILSAVLVLVGLWVRLSIEETPVFKNAATATGTSSRLPILESIKRQPREILLAGGSLTLLFAFFYLGTAYLTSYATSPTGMHLSRAEVLSTGIIASLFVAAATLASGIVSDRFGRKKVIAAACILAVPWSLVLFPILSANTVFAFGLGLTVTLVIFAIAYGPAGALLPELFETRYRYTGAGMGYNLAGVVGGGIVPLVAAQLAGTSGANSVGFLLAGIGVFSVLCTLALPSHEKRALESGQHDPVPGRADSTGPAAPVSRR; from the coding sequence ATGACCTCAGTTTCACCGACTTCGGCAGCCGGGTTGCAGGCGCCACCCAGCAGCAAAACCCTTCGCAAGGTCGCGTTTGCCAGCGCCGCCGGAACCACCATCGAGTTCTACGACTTCTTCATCTACGGCACGGCCGCCGCTCTGGTTTTCCCCGTGGTTTTCTTTCCGGCGCTCGGTGCCGCGGCCGGCACCATCGCTTCCTTCGGTACCTTCGCCGTTGCCTTCTTCGCCCGGCCGGTTGGTGCCATCATCTTCGGGCACTTCGGGGACCGGATCGGCCGGAAGAAGACCCTCATCACCACGCTGCTGATGATGGGCATCGCCACCGTGCTGATCGGCCTCATCCCGGACGCCAGCACCATTGGCGTGGCCGCCCCCATCCTGCTCGTGGTGCTCCGCTTCGTGCAGGGCCTCGCAGTCGGCGGCGAATGGGCCGGCGCCACCCTCCTCGTCGCGGAATACGCCCCGAAAGGAAAACGCGGGCTGTTCGGCTCTTTCCCGCAGCTGGGCCCGTCCGTTGCGTTTGCCCTGGCCAGCGGTACGTTTCTTATCACCAACCTGACCCTTGGGGACAAGTCGGAGGCTTTCATCACCATTGGCTGGCGGGTGCCGTTCATTCTCAGCGCTGTGCTGGTACTCGTCGGCCTGTGGGTGCGTCTGAGCATCGAGGAAACGCCGGTCTTCAAGAACGCCGCCACGGCCACCGGAACCAGCAGCAGGTTGCCGATCCTTGAATCCATCAAGCGCCAGCCGCGCGAAATCCTTCTCGCCGGCGGCTCCCTGACGCTCCTCTTTGCCTTTTTCTACCTTGGCACCGCGTACCTCACCAGCTATGCCACCAGTCCCACCGGCATGCACCTGAGCCGGGCAGAAGTGCTGAGCACCGGCATTATCGCCTCGTTGTTTGTCGCCGCTGCCACCCTGGCCTCCGGGATCGTCTCGGACCGCTTCGGCCGCAAGAAGGTCATTGCCGCCGCCTGCATCCTCGCCGTGCCGTGGTCGCTCGTGCTCTTCCCGATCCTCAGCGCGAACACCGTCTTCGCCTTCGGTCTCGGCCTCACCGTGACCCTGGTGATCTTCGCCATCGCCTACGGACCTGCCGGGGCGCTCCTGCCGGAGCTCTTCGAGACCCGCTACCGGTACACCGGGGCCGGCATGGGCTACAACCTGGCCGGCGTCGTCGGTGGAGGCATCGTTCCGCTCGTTGCGGCCCAGCTCGCCGGCACCTCCGGCGCCAATTCGGTCGGTTTCCTGCTCGCCGGAATTGGCGTCTTCAGCGTCCTGTGCACCCTGGCGCTGCCCAGCCACGAAAAGCGGGCTTTGGAAAGCGGACAGCACGACCCTGTGCCGGGCCGCGCCGACAGCACGGGACCTGCCGCGCCCGTCTCCCGGCGCTGA